In a single window of the Arthrobacter sp. StoSoilA2 genome:
- a CDS encoding IclR family transcriptional regulator: MPEQKSTQNPVQGAQVVGRVALLLRLVGRKPEGTSLAGLVRESGLTRPTVHRLLTSLAAEGLLEHDSAAGKWVLGPEIFLLGSVAAARFPMEDIARPSLRRLAAETGESAFFSIRRGNETVCVLREEGSFPVRSFVLHEGVRFPLGVASAGTAIMAFLPADEQETLLKDWPAHAGDFAVGHPADVVRGNLERTRLTGYSVNPGLILEGSWGMGAAVFDQQGRPAWALSLTGIEPRFRPDRQEFLGKLLLEEAHRMTAKLQG, from the coding sequence GTGCCGGAACAGAAATCCACGCAAAACCCAGTCCAGGGCGCCCAGGTCGTAGGCCGGGTTGCCCTGCTGCTGAGGCTTGTTGGGCGCAAACCCGAGGGGACATCGTTGGCCGGGTTGGTTCGGGAATCAGGGCTGACGCGGCCAACAGTGCACCGGCTGCTGACGTCCCTTGCCGCGGAGGGTTTGCTGGAGCACGATTCAGCCGCCGGGAAGTGGGTTCTGGGGCCGGAGATCTTCCTCCTTGGATCGGTGGCGGCGGCACGCTTCCCCATGGAGGATATTGCCCGGCCCAGCCTGCGCCGGCTCGCCGCGGAGACTGGCGAGAGCGCGTTCTTCTCCATCCGTCGCGGCAACGAAACCGTCTGCGTGTTGCGCGAGGAAGGCTCGTTCCCGGTGAGATCCTTCGTGCTGCATGAAGGCGTACGTTTTCCATTGGGAGTTGCGTCGGCAGGAACGGCCATCATGGCTTTCCTGCCCGCCGATGAGCAGGAAACCCTGCTGAAGGACTGGCCCGCGCACGCTGGCGACTTTGCCGTGGGACACCCGGCCGACGTGGTTCGGGGGAACCTTGAGCGCACCCGGCTCACGGGCTACTCGGTAAATCCGGGGCTGATCCTTGAAGGAAGCTGGGGGATGGGCGCGGCCGTTTTTGACCAGCAGGGGCGCCCCGCATGGGCCCTTTCCTTGACGGGGATCGAACCCCGGTTCCGTCCGGATCGACAGGAATTCCTCGGCAAATTGCTGCTCGAGGAAGCTCATCGAATGACCGCGAAACTGCAAGGCTGA
- a CDS encoding GNAT family N-acetyltransferase has product MAIEVRPATVFEDVKTIVGPKRPDANVCWCLSYRIPSKQNLALQREERGKFVEKLVAEDPPPGVLAYDGGEVVGWAAVHPRADTSFATNRKIPHVDDAAVWSVWCIRVRPGHRGKGISHHLLEGAIEMAREYGAPAIEGYPVDNKGSKVDLTMAYVGTRRLFEKAGFTKVAETTSVLNGFPRVLMRLDLR; this is encoded by the coding sequence ATGGCAATCGAGGTTCGCCCGGCAACGGTATTCGAGGACGTGAAAACCATCGTCGGCCCCAAACGTCCGGACGCCAACGTGTGCTGGTGCCTGAGCTACCGGATTCCCTCGAAACAAAATCTTGCGCTCCAGCGCGAGGAACGGGGAAAGTTCGTGGAAAAGCTGGTGGCGGAGGATCCGCCGCCAGGCGTTCTCGCTTACGACGGCGGCGAAGTAGTTGGGTGGGCTGCCGTTCACCCCCGGGCCGACACCAGCTTCGCAACGAACCGGAAGATTCCACATGTGGACGACGCCGCCGTCTGGTCTGTCTGGTGCATCAGGGTGCGGCCCGGGCATCGAGGCAAGGGCATCTCCCATCATCTGCTGGAGGGTGCCATCGAGATGGCCCGCGAGTACGGCGCGCCAGCCATTGAGGGCTATCCCGTGGACAACAAGGGCAGCAAGGTGGACTTGACCATGGCGTACGTGGGGACCCGCAGACTGTTCGAGAAAGCCGGCTTCACAAAGGTCGCAGAGACAACGTCCGTCCTCAACGGTTTCCCCAGGGTACTCATGCGCCTGGACCTGCGCTGA
- a CDS encoding VOC family protein, producing MPAHFNHTIIASIDRAVSAGFYRSILEADEAPGWGPFTNLTLAGGVMLQFAEPPVEIQMQHYAFLVDDQHFDRAYQRLVSAGVEHWADPQMTRPGETNTEHGGRGVYFKDPSGHALELITKPYF from the coding sequence ATGCCCGCACATTTCAACCACACCATCATCGCGTCCATCGATCGCGCCGTCTCGGCCGGGTTCTACAGGTCCATCCTCGAAGCGGACGAAGCACCCGGTTGGGGACCCTTCACCAACCTGACCTTGGCTGGCGGCGTAATGCTCCAATTCGCTGAGCCCCCGGTCGAGATCCAGATGCAGCATTATGCCTTCCTCGTTGACGACCAGCATTTTGACCGTGCCTACCAGCGGCTGGTGAGTGCCGGCGTCGAGCATTGGGCGGATCCTCAGATGACCCGTCCAGGCGAGACCAATACGGAGCACGGTGGCCGCGGTGTCTATTTCAAGGACCCCTCTGGCCACGCGCTGGAGCTGATCACGAAGCCGTATTTCTAA
- a CDS encoding cytochrome c biogenesis protein DipZ → MLQLALIGLLGGLITGISPCILPVLPVIFLSGGVQGARKGSPTSSAVTEVPPSAVDLKTRSRQRRRAGLRPYLVILGLVISFSTFTLVGSFLLTLVNLPQDLLRWIGLVVLVLIGCGLIFDRFQHILEKPFSWIPQRKVGTENGGLVLGLALGVVYVPCAGPVLAAIAVAGATGQVGPETIVLTLTFAVGAAVPLLVFALAGRRVAERVKAFRKNQRKIRIAGGIMMIALAIGLVFNLPQLLQKLVPDYTSTLQEQVQDNEAVKKALDLGGLVNDQNRELDKCSNGATELESCGIAPDIKGIQEWFNTPGGQAVNLKDLKGKVVLVDFWAYSCINCQRSVPHLTDWYSKYKDSGLEIIGIHSPEYAFEKETRNVMSGAMDLGITYPVAIDNTLSTWTNYRNRYWPAHYLIDSEGTVRHIKFGEGGYQTTEKLIRKLLQEANPSAALPAPIEASDDGPVAGATTPETYLGTTKKVNYAGTEPYKAGVGLYTVPADQPGDSFSLKGSWDLGTQSITPAGAGSSIALNYHAKQVYIVVSGEGMIDVVRDGKTTSVAVSGTPTLHQIVDDPEIREGKLEVKVPQGIQAYSFTFG, encoded by the coding sequence ATGCTGCAACTAGCACTTATCGGCCTGTTGGGCGGGTTGATTACAGGTATCTCGCCCTGCATCCTGCCCGTCCTGCCCGTCATCTTTCTTTCCGGAGGTGTTCAGGGTGCACGCAAAGGCTCTCCAACCAGCTCCGCGGTAACAGAGGTGCCGCCATCCGCCGTCGATCTTAAGACCCGGTCCAGGCAGCGACGGCGGGCGGGCCTGCGCCCGTACCTGGTGATCCTGGGCCTGGTCATCAGCTTCAGCACCTTTACGCTGGTTGGTTCGTTCCTGCTGACCCTGGTGAACCTGCCGCAGGACCTGCTTCGATGGATCGGGCTGGTGGTGCTGGTGCTGATTGGTTGCGGCCTGATTTTCGATCGCTTCCAGCACATCCTGGAGAAGCCGTTCTCCTGGATCCCGCAGCGAAAGGTTGGTACTGAGAACGGTGGGCTGGTGCTGGGACTGGCGCTCGGCGTCGTCTATGTCCCCTGTGCAGGACCAGTGCTTGCCGCCATTGCCGTGGCCGGTGCCACGGGACAAGTGGGCCCCGAAACTATCGTCCTCACGTTGACATTTGCCGTGGGGGCGGCCGTTCCGCTGTTGGTGTTCGCGCTGGCTGGGCGTCGCGTCGCAGAGCGGGTCAAGGCGTTTCGCAAGAACCAGCGCAAGATCCGCATAGCCGGTGGCATCATGATGATCGCCCTGGCAATCGGGTTGGTGTTCAACCTTCCCCAGCTCCTGCAGAAACTAGTGCCCGACTACACCTCCACACTCCAAGAACAGGTTCAGGACAACGAGGCCGTGAAGAAGGCCCTCGATCTTGGTGGACTGGTAAATGACCAAAACCGTGAACTGGACAAGTGCAGCAACGGTGCCACCGAGCTCGAATCGTGCGGCATAGCGCCGGATATCAAGGGCATCCAGGAATGGTTCAACACCCCTGGCGGCCAGGCCGTGAACTTGAAGGACCTTAAGGGCAAGGTGGTCCTGGTGGATTTCTGGGCCTACTCCTGCATCAACTGCCAGCGCTCCGTTCCGCACCTCACGGACTGGTACAGCAAGTACAAGGACTCCGGCTTGGAAATCATCGGGATCCACTCCCCCGAGTACGCGTTCGAGAAAGAGACCCGCAACGTCATGTCCGGCGCGATGGACCTGGGCATCACATACCCCGTAGCCATCGACAACACGCTGTCCACGTGGACCAACTACCGCAACCGTTACTGGCCGGCCCACTACCTGATCGACTCCGAGGGAACAGTCCGGCACATCAAATTCGGCGAGGGCGGCTACCAGACCACTGAGAAACTGATCCGCAAACTCCTGCAAGAGGCCAACCCTTCAGCGGCGCTCCCCGCGCCCATTGAAGCGTCCGACGACGGCCCGGTAGCAGGTGCCACCACTCCGGAGACGTACTTGGGCACCACCAAGAAGGTCAACTATGCGGGCACGGAACCCTATAAAGCCGGGGTTGGGCTGTATACAGTACCGGCAGACCAGCCCGGTGACAGCTTTTCCTTGAAAGGTTCGTGGGATCTCGGAACACAATCCATAACTCCTGCCGGCGCCGGCTCCTCTATTGCCCTGAACTACCACGCCAAACAGGTGTACATCGTGGTCAGTGGTGAAGGCATGATCGATGTTGTCCGCGATGGCAAGACCACGTCCGTGGCGGTCTCAGGGACGCCCACGCTACATCAGATCGTGGACGACCCCGAAATCCGCGAGGGCAAGCTCGAGGTCAAGGTCCCGCAGGGCATCCAGGCGTACTCCTTCACGTTCGGATAG
- a CDS encoding fasciclin domain-containing protein, whose product MLSTKRPALAFVGLTAAALLGLTACGGSSSSSTPSSSSAAPEMTSAAPSPSASSMTSAAMDPARDLVGPGCAGYAAQVPDGAGSVVGMAQDPVAVAASNNPLLKTLTAAVSGKLNPKVDLVSTLNGSEFTVFAPVDDAFAKIDPATIETLKTDDALLSKILTYHVVPGQLTPDQVVGTHKTVQGGEVTVGGSKDALTVDGANVICGGVHTANATVYLIDSVLMPK is encoded by the coding sequence ATGTTGTCCACAAAGCGCCCCGCCCTCGCCTTCGTTGGCCTCACTGCCGCCGCCCTTCTCGGACTCACCGCTTGTGGTGGTTCAAGCAGTTCCAGCACACCTTCGTCGTCGTCCGCCGCCCCGGAGATGACGTCCGCGGCACCGTCGCCGTCGGCTTCATCCATGACCAGTGCCGCCATGGATCCCGCGCGTGATCTTGTTGGCCCCGGCTGTGCCGGTTACGCCGCACAGGTTCCGGATGGTGCCGGTTCGGTAGTGGGAATGGCCCAGGACCCGGTGGCCGTTGCCGCTTCGAACAACCCGCTGCTTAAGACCCTCACTGCCGCTGTTTCCGGCAAGCTCAACCCGAAAGTGGATCTGGTCTCCACCTTGAACGGCAGTGAATTCACAGTCTTTGCACCTGTTGACGATGCTTTCGCAAAGATCGACCCCGCCACGATTGAAACGCTCAAGACGGACGATGCCCTGCTGAGCAAGATCCTCACCTACCACGTAGTCCCAGGCCAGCTGACTCCGGACCAGGTGGTCGGAACGCACAAGACGGTCCAGGGTGGCGAGGTGACGGTTGGCGGTAGCAAAGATGCCCTCACAGTTGACGGAGCCAACGTGATTTGTGGCGGCGTCCACACGGCCAACGCAACGGTTTACCTGATCGACTCCGTGCTGATGCCCAAGTAA
- a CDS encoding BCCT family transporter, translating into MAINSDLKPLTPEELPANDNLADTPSSRKTNRLENPGDVISVSPDETNPAVLDDEGEGAEALPDTEEYAQILEELRHARTEQAVSARRNRKLTLDKVTFGITGAIAVAFVVWGFVGRDSLSESSKGALNWVMEYTGWLFMVLASLFVVFVLWLALGKFGNIPLGKDGEKPEFRTVSWVAMMFAAGMGIGLMFYGVAEPLYHYISPPPGTVDGRTPAAIQTAMATSIFHWTLHPWAMYAVVGIAMAYGTYRLGRRQLVSAAFTSLFGIRMVEGPLGKFINILAIFATLFGTAASLGLGALQIGSGMTSNGWVGEIGTPVLVVIVAILTFCFVASAVSGISRGIQWLSNINMVLAVVLAIIVFVAGPTLFILNLIPSAIGDYARDLAEMSSRTEAVGDEALRSWMTSWTIFYWAWWISWTPFVGMFIARISRGRTIRQFVTGVLLVPSIVSVIWFGIFGGAAFHVQQEADKAGTPGLVTMTNGVPSVNFDGALFDLVKNLGMPGWATAAVIVLAMVLVAIFFITGADAASIVMGSLSSNGAEHPRRGVVIFWGSLTGAVAAVMLLAGGDEPSEALAGLQRVTIVAALPFVIVMLLLCFALTKDLRRDPLSLRKRLATSVVERAIRTGVEQHRGVQFDLVTRHECAEDCPDSDCPGGTPTGTIPTVQPPRTQPTDK; encoded by the coding sequence ATGGCTATAAATAGCGATTTAAAGCCTTTAACTCCCGAGGAATTGCCCGCCAACGATAACCTGGCTGACACTCCCTCATCACGTAAGACAAACCGTCTGGAGAACCCTGGAGACGTCATCAGCGTCTCCCCAGATGAAACCAACCCCGCAGTCCTCGACGATGAGGGCGAAGGCGCAGAAGCACTCCCGGATACTGAGGAATACGCACAGATCCTGGAAGAACTGCGCCATGCCAGGACCGAGCAGGCAGTCAGCGCCCGCCGGAACCGCAAACTTACGCTGGACAAAGTCACCTTCGGAATCACGGGCGCCATCGCCGTCGCCTTCGTGGTCTGGGGCTTCGTCGGCCGGGACAGCCTTTCCGAATCTTCCAAAGGCGCCCTGAACTGGGTCATGGAATACACCGGCTGGCTCTTCATGGTTCTTGCCTCTTTGTTCGTCGTCTTCGTCCTCTGGCTCGCGCTGGGCAAGTTCGGCAACATCCCACTGGGCAAGGACGGCGAGAAGCCGGAATTCCGTACTGTCTCCTGGGTAGCGATGATGTTCGCCGCCGGCATGGGCATCGGGCTCATGTTCTATGGCGTGGCTGAACCGCTCTACCACTACATCTCGCCACCACCAGGCACTGTGGACGGCCGCACCCCTGCTGCCATTCAGACTGCCATGGCCACCTCGATCTTCCACTGGACCCTGCACCCATGGGCCATGTACGCAGTGGTGGGCATTGCCATGGCATACGGCACCTACCGCCTGGGCCGCAGGCAGCTGGTCTCCGCAGCGTTCACATCGCTGTTCGGCATCAGGATGGTGGAAGGCCCCCTCGGGAAATTCATCAACATCCTGGCCATCTTTGCCACGCTGTTCGGTACCGCCGCTTCCCTGGGCCTTGGCGCCCTTCAGATCGGCAGCGGCATGACCTCCAACGGCTGGGTGGGCGAGATCGGCACCCCGGTACTCGTGGTCATCGTGGCCATCCTCACCTTCTGCTTCGTCGCATCAGCAGTCTCCGGAATCAGCCGTGGTATCCAGTGGCTTTCCAACATCAACATGGTGCTGGCAGTCGTCCTGGCAATCATCGTCTTTGTTGCCGGCCCTACCCTGTTCATCCTCAACCTGATCCCTTCCGCAATCGGCGACTACGCCAGGGACCTGGCAGAAATGTCGTCCCGGACCGAAGCGGTCGGGGACGAAGCATTGCGTAGCTGGATGACCAGTTGGACCATTTTCTACTGGGCCTGGTGGATCTCCTGGACGCCCTTCGTCGGCATGTTCATTGCGCGCATCAGCCGCGGCCGGACCATCCGCCAGTTCGTCACCGGCGTCCTGCTGGTGCCAAGCATCGTCAGCGTTATCTGGTTCGGTATCTTCGGTGGAGCTGCCTTCCATGTCCAGCAGGAAGCTGACAAGGCCGGCACACCCGGCCTGGTGACCATGACCAACGGCGTGCCTTCCGTCAATTTCGACGGCGCACTCTTCGATCTCGTCAAGAACCTGGGCATGCCCGGCTGGGCCACCGCAGCAGTGATCGTGCTGGCCATGGTGCTGGTGGCAATCTTCTTCATCACTGGTGCCGACGCAGCCTCCATCGTCATGGGGTCGCTCAGCTCCAACGGAGCCGAACATCCCCGCCGCGGAGTAGTGATCTTCTGGGGAAGCCTTACCGGTGCAGTAGCAGCGGTTATGCTCCTGGCCGGCGGCGACGAACCATCCGAGGCATTGGCCGGGCTCCAAAGAGTCACGATTGTTGCCGCCCTGCCGTTCGTCATTGTCATGCTGCTGCTCTGTTTCGCCCTGACGAAGGATCTGCGCCGTGATCCTCTGTCACTGCGGAAGCGCTTGGCGACATCCGTAGTTGAACGTGCGATTCGTACGGGCGTGGAACAACATCGGGGCGTTCAATTCGATCTGGTCACGAGGCACGAGTGTGCGGAAGACTGCCCGGATTCCGACTGTCCCGGGGGAACTCCGACCGGAACCATCCCCACGGTTCAGCCTCCCCGCACCCAGCCGACCGACAAGTAA
- a CDS encoding IclR family transcriptional regulator, translated as MAPRNNPDIEKDADAQGGGVQSVDRALQILEILAREGDAGVSEIADEMGVHKSTVSRLVGSLVNRELVRQNSERGKYQLGFGILRLATSIPGRLSVVHEAREVLEALAGEYKETVNLAVLRSNYAVNVDQAMGPSTLATYDWVGSLTPLHATSSGKVLLAALTADERNQVLKTVGLPARTPRTITNRAELEKQLLDVARNGYAVVHEEFEIGLTAVAVPIFNHMGNVIAAVSISGPAFRFAPEEHPGLIDALREAGFTISAKMGYRRR; from the coding sequence ATGGCCCCACGCAACAATCCAGACATCGAGAAGGACGCAGACGCCCAAGGCGGCGGCGTCCAATCAGTGGACCGCGCGCTGCAAATCCTGGAAATCCTTGCACGCGAAGGGGATGCCGGCGTCAGTGAAATCGCTGACGAAATGGGCGTCCATAAATCCACGGTGTCCAGGCTTGTGGGCTCGCTGGTAAACCGCGAGCTTGTCCGGCAGAACAGCGAGAGGGGCAAGTACCAGCTGGGCTTCGGAATCCTTCGGCTGGCGACCTCCATCCCCGGCAGGCTGAGCGTCGTGCACGAGGCCAGGGAAGTACTGGAAGCACTTGCGGGTGAGTACAAGGAAACGGTCAACCTTGCCGTGCTTCGGTCCAACTACGCAGTCAACGTGGATCAGGCCATGGGCCCCTCAACGCTTGCCACCTACGACTGGGTGGGCAGCCTGACCCCGCTGCATGCGACGTCCAGCGGCAAAGTGCTTTTGGCCGCGCTGACGGCCGATGAGCGGAACCAGGTCCTCAAGACAGTCGGCCTGCCTGCCCGCACACCCCGCACCATCACCAATCGCGCGGAGCTGGAGAAGCAGCTGCTCGACGTCGCACGGAACGGCTACGCAGTCGTGCATGAAGAGTTCGAGATCGGCCTGACGGCGGTAGCCGTGCCCATCTTTAACCACATGGGCAATGTCATCGCTGCGGTGAGTATCTCCGGCCCCGCCTTCCGCTTTGCCCCGGAGGAGCACCCAGGGCTCATAGACGCCCTCCGTGAGGCTGGCTTCACCATCAGCGCCAAAATGGGCTACCGACGCCGCTAG